A genomic region of uncultured Roseibium sp. contains the following coding sequences:
- a CDS encoding site-specific integrase, with protein sequence MRLYDQTNRRLYVNAEERRRFIAVANSQNLPQKALCLTLLHTGCRLSEALALTSEAVDTMSHLVSIRTLKKRDRHHVREIPIPPVLTGTLSALMRARAGETFLWPENPDRPVCRITGYRWVKKVMTAAGISGAQASPKGLRHGYGVYALRCGVPLTMLRKWMGHASIETTAIYTNAVGKEEMEFAGRMWS encoded by the coding sequence ATGCGGCTGTATGACCAGACCAACCGCAGGCTCTACGTCAATGCGGAAGAACGCAGGCGTTTCATCGCCGTCGCAAACAGTCAGAACCTGCCGCAAAAAGCCCTGTGCCTGACCCTTCTGCATACCGGGTGCCGGCTGTCGGAAGCCCTTGCGCTCACCTCGGAAGCCGTCGACACGATGAGCCATCTGGTTTCGATTCGAACGCTGAAGAAGCGCGACAGGCACCACGTGCGCGAAATCCCGATTCCCCCTGTGCTGACCGGTACCCTGTCCGCTCTGATGAGAGCCCGGGCCGGCGAGACCTTCCTCTGGCCGGAAAACCCGGATCGCCCGGTTTGCCGGATCACCGGTTATCGATGGGTGAAGAAAGTGATGACGGCGGCCGGCATCTCCGGCGCCCAGGCGTCCCCCAAGGGCCTCCGGCACGGGTATGGCGTCTATGCGCTCCGTTGCGGCGTTCCCCTGACGATGCTGCGCAAATGGATGGGTCATGCCTCGATCGAGACCACGGCCATCTATACCAATGCCGTCGGCAAGGAAGAGATGGAATTCGCCGGGCGCATGTGGTCGTGA